One part of the Rhodococcus oxybenzonivorans genome encodes these proteins:
- a CDS encoding carboxyltransferase: protein MTTIEFVDQTLRDGQQSLWGLKMRPYQAADALEHLDRAGYRVVDLTGPGMFTVLLRTFKDDPWAATDFLTQGLKNNVVRCGMRTISVIGFNHTPDSIIDLWIQTLIKHGVTSFWIYDCLYDMPTMYRLAKVIHDNGGVAVPAVMYGLTGAHDDDFFAQRAKEMASWKGVQTIYVEDAAGVLKPERAATLLPAIRAATGTIPLELHCHNTTGLAPLNYIEGIKAGFTILHTASRPMANGPSLPSTEAMTTIVESMGHTHGLDKSTFAPVAANFEWAARDAGFEPSVPAEYDPRIYDHQLPGGMTGTLISQLQQHGMADRFPAVLEEIPRVRQELASPIMATPFSQFVGIQAVLNVVTGERYKLIPDEVIRYAMGHYGPLIRDVDPTVMDKILDSARAKEFQGWVRPQPSLGEIRAQFTPGISDEELLMRFMTSDEEVDAMLAAGPIRTDPRRSENEIVRTIQDLARGASEVTSLSIAQPGWSLNACKNH, encoded by the coding sequence ATGACAACCATCGAGTTCGTGGACCAGACTCTGCGTGACGGCCAGCAGAGTCTGTGGGGCCTGAAGATGCGCCCCTACCAGGCAGCCGATGCCCTCGAACACCTCGACCGCGCGGGTTACCGAGTCGTCGACCTCACCGGCCCCGGCATGTTCACGGTGCTGCTGCGCACATTCAAGGACGATCCTTGGGCAGCAACAGATTTCCTGACCCAGGGTCTGAAGAACAACGTAGTCCGCTGCGGCATGCGCACCATCAGCGTCATCGGCTTCAACCATACCCCCGACTCGATCATCGACCTGTGGATCCAGACGTTGATCAAACACGGCGTGACCAGTTTCTGGATCTACGACTGTCTCTACGACATGCCGACGATGTATCGGCTCGCAAAGGTGATTCACGACAACGGTGGTGTGGCCGTTCCGGCGGTGATGTATGGCTTGACCGGCGCGCACGACGACGACTTCTTCGCTCAGCGGGCCAAGGAGATGGCCTCCTGGAAGGGAGTGCAAACGATCTACGTCGAGGACGCGGCCGGCGTGCTCAAACCCGAACGCGCTGCAACCTTGCTGCCGGCGATCCGCGCCGCCACCGGCACGATTCCCCTCGAACTGCACTGCCACAACACCACCGGGCTCGCCCCGTTGAACTACATCGAGGGCATCAAAGCGGGATTCACGATCCTGCACACGGCGTCCCGGCCGATGGCCAACGGGCCATCGCTGCCGTCGACCGAGGCAATGACCACCATCGTCGAATCGATGGGACACACCCACGGCCTCGACAAGTCGACATTCGCACCGGTCGCCGCCAACTTCGAATGGGCGGCGCGCGACGCCGGATTCGAGCCGTCGGTGCCAGCCGAATACGACCCGCGGATCTACGACCATCAGCTGCCCGGAGGAATGACCGGCACACTGATCAGCCAGCTGCAGCAGCATGGAATGGCCGACAGGTTCCCTGCGGTGCTCGAGGAGATCCCCCGGGTGCGTCAGGAACTGGCATCCCCGATCATGGCGACACCGTTCAGCCAATTCGTCGGCATCCAGGCGGTTCTCAACGTGGTGACCGGCGAGCGGTACAAGCTGATCCCGGACGAGGTCATCCGCTACGCGATGGGCCATTACGGCCCACTGATCCGTGACGTCGACCCGACGGTGATGGACAAAATCCTCGATTCCGCTCGCGCCAAAGAGTTCCAGGGCTGGGTCCGTCCACAGCCCAGCCTCGGTGAGATCCGTGCACAGTTCACACCGGGCATCAGCGACGAAGAGCTCCTGATGCGATTCATGACATCCGACGAAGAGGTCGACGCCATGCTCGCCGCCGGCCCGATCCGGACCGATCCCAGGCGAAGCGAGAACGAGATCGTCCGAACCATCCAGGACCTGGCTCGCGGTGCGAGCGAGGTCACCTCGCTGTCCATCGCGCAGCCCGGATGGTCCTTGAACGCCTGCAAGAATCACTGA
- a CDS encoding nuclear transport factor 2 family protein produces the protein MTTQPSTARTSAAVPVVEKFIEAYNSGDVAAILEVTAPDLTVEHHNRGVKVDSAQAFADLLASFAGAFPDKHFENRRALHVVDDNTVLVEQTWVATAIADVPGWAQTGETVRLDVCTRFTVHEGVVTEYHDYG, from the coding sequence ATGACCACACAGCCATCGACCGCCCGGACGTCGGCGGCGGTCCCCGTCGTCGAGAAGTTTATCGAGGCGTACAACAGCGGAGACGTCGCCGCCATCCTCGAGGTGACCGCTCCTGACCTGACGGTCGAGCACCATAACCGGGGCGTCAAGGTCGACAGCGCGCAGGCCTTCGCCGACCTGCTCGCATCCTTTGCCGGGGCGTTCCCCGACAAGCACTTCGAGAACCGCCGCGCTCTGCACGTGGTGGACGACAACACAGTTCTGGTCGAACAGACATGGGTGGCCACTGCGATTGCAGACGTACCGGGATGGGCGCAGACCGGGGAGACGGTGCGACTGGATGTGTGCACCCGGTTCACCGTCCACGAAGGGGTTGTCACGGAGTACCACGACTATGGATAA
- a CDS encoding flavin reductase family protein — protein sequence MNQPIIDAAEFRRVLGHLPTGVVVVTSTVDGAPVGMACNSFTSISLDPALVGFSVAHTSSTWPPIRTEGSFCINVLAEDHADLTRNFSRKGIDRFEGVDWQARSGGPGLDGAVAWIDCTLWREYEAGDHMIVLGKVHSIEAAPDVSPLVFCRGAYGAFATALN from the coding sequence ATGAACCAGCCGATCATTGACGCAGCCGAGTTCCGGCGCGTGCTCGGTCACCTTCCGACCGGTGTGGTGGTAGTGACATCGACTGTCGACGGTGCGCCGGTCGGCATGGCCTGCAACTCTTTCACCTCGATCTCGCTGGACCCCGCACTCGTCGGCTTCAGTGTCGCGCACACCTCGAGCACCTGGCCCCCGATCCGGACAGAAGGCAGCTTCTGCATCAACGTCCTCGCAGAAGATCACGCCGACCTCACGCGTAACTTCTCGCGCAAGGGCATCGACCGTTTCGAAGGTGTGGACTGGCAGGCGCGCTCGGGCGGCCCGGGTCTCGACGGCGCGGTCGCTTGGATCGACTGCACCCTCTGGCGTGAATACGAAGCAGGCGATCACATGATCGTGCTCGGCAAGGTCCACTCCATCGAGGCGGCGCCCGACGTATCACCACTGGTGTTTTGCAGGGGCGCCTACGGTGCATTCGCGACAGCCCTCAACTGA
- a CDS encoding LLM class flavin-dependent oxidoreductase, which translates to MKFAMFQTPFMRPERTPRQVFDFAVDQAIECDRLGFTEYWIGEHATMSWESITNPELIIAASARQTQKIKLCPGAHLLPYHNPASLAAQVAWMTHVTEGRYILGIGSGGYPSDAKLRGLKDMSTNHKRTTEALEIMKNVWESKPFQFDGEFYSAGYPENDEHHEYRSTAPYGGKVEIGLAGLSPNSPSLSFAGRNGYNALSVYAGEAAIANHWNTYEQAATEAGISVNRENFRVVRDVIVADTDAEARKLAVEGGIGKAWMEYLIPVYKQFGLLQAMLPDMDMADVTIDDIVEKVWIVGSPDTVAEKLSAVCEATGGWGTTLVYGHDYLDDVKPWNYSLQLLTEEVAPKMA; encoded by the coding sequence GTGAAGTTTGCGATGTTCCAGACCCCGTTCATGCGCCCCGAGCGCACCCCTCGACAGGTGTTCGACTTTGCGGTGGACCAAGCCATCGAGTGCGACCGTCTCGGTTTCACCGAGTACTGGATCGGCGAGCACGCCACCATGTCGTGGGAGTCGATCACCAATCCCGAGCTGATCATTGCGGCGTCGGCCCGGCAGACACAGAAGATCAAGCTGTGCCCCGGTGCCCACCTGCTGCCGTACCACAACCCGGCCTCCCTCGCGGCGCAGGTTGCCTGGATGACCCACGTCACCGAGGGTCGCTACATCCTCGGAATTGGATCCGGTGGCTACCCCAGTGACGCGAAGCTCCGCGGACTGAAGGACATGTCCACAAATCACAAGCGCACCACCGAGGCGCTCGAAATCATGAAGAACGTCTGGGAGAGCAAGCCCTTCCAGTTCGACGGTGAGTTCTACAGCGCCGGCTACCCGGAGAACGACGAACATCACGAGTACCGGAGCACCGCGCCGTACGGCGGCAAGGTCGAGATCGGGCTCGCGGGCCTGAGCCCCAACTCGCCGTCGCTGTCGTTCGCGGGCCGCAATGGCTACAACGCGCTCTCCGTGTACGCCGGTGAAGCGGCTATTGCGAATCACTGGAACACCTACGAGCAGGCGGCCACCGAAGCCGGTATTTCGGTCAATCGCGAGAACTTCCGCGTTGTGCGTGACGTCATCGTCGCCGACACCGACGCCGAGGCCCGCAAGTTGGCCGTCGAAGGCGGCATCGGCAAGGCGTGGATGGAGTACCTCATCCCGGTCTACAAGCAGTTCGGGCTGCTCCAGGCGATGCTCCCCGACATGGACATGGCTGACGTGACTATCGACGACATTGTCGAGAAGGTATGGATCGTCGGTTCGCCCGACACGGTCGCCGAGAAGCTGAGCGCCGTGTGCGAGGCCACCGGAGGGTGGGGCACGACATTGGTCTACGGCCATGACTACCTCGACGATGTCAAGCCGTGGAACTACTCCCTCCAGCTGCTCACCGAAGAGGTCGCGCCGAAGATGGCGTGA
- a CDS encoding SDR family NAD(P)-dependent oxidoreductase codes for MDNGRTQMRFDGQVVVVTGAGRGLGREHALQFAARGANVVVNDLGVESGSDGADISVAQTVVDEIAAAGGTAVADTHSVADADGAAAVIATATEAFGRVDVLVNNAGIISYGLFGDLSDDQWHRMQSITVDGTYFMSRAAWPVFRAQGRGVIVNTTSNAGFAGCPQLSHYGTAKLAIAGLTKSLALEGEELGIRVNAIAPMAITRMNRDAFFSGAERESEDWQGELRSGKIPMGPAEIVSPTVLWLAHQSTTVSGEIFSTSSGKVARVAFVVGEGWFDPNHTPEDLRDNGRVIGELGDFIEPKSTNDELALIPPLFAGHVHT; via the coding sequence ATGGATAACGGGCGTACGCAGATGCGGTTCGATGGGCAGGTCGTCGTCGTCACCGGTGCCGGTCGCGGCCTGGGCCGTGAACACGCCCTGCAGTTCGCGGCGCGTGGCGCGAACGTGGTCGTCAACGATCTCGGTGTCGAATCCGGGAGTGACGGCGCAGACATCAGCGTCGCTCAGACCGTCGTCGACGAAATCGCCGCCGCCGGCGGGACCGCGGTGGCCGATACCCACAGCGTCGCCGACGCCGACGGTGCCGCCGCCGTGATCGCTACCGCGACAGAGGCGTTCGGTCGAGTAGATGTTCTGGTCAACAACGCCGGCATCATCTCCTACGGACTCTTCGGGGACCTGAGCGACGACCAGTGGCACCGCATGCAATCGATCACCGTAGACGGGACCTACTTCATGTCCCGAGCGGCATGGCCGGTGTTCCGGGCGCAGGGTCGGGGAGTGATCGTCAACACCACCTCGAATGCGGGATTCGCCGGGTGCCCACAGCTGAGTCACTACGGGACGGCCAAGCTGGCGATCGCCGGTCTGACCAAGAGTCTTGCCCTCGAGGGTGAAGAACTCGGAATTCGTGTGAACGCGATTGCGCCGATGGCCATCACCCGAATGAACAGGGATGCCTTCTTCAGTGGTGCCGAGCGTGAGTCCGAGGACTGGCAGGGAGAACTTCGTAGCGGGAAGATCCCGATGGGGCCGGCGGAGATCGTGTCACCCACCGTCCTGTGGCTGGCACACCAATCGACCACGGTGAGCGGCGAGATCTTCAGCACCTCGTCGGGGAAAGTCGCCCGGGTTGCGTTCGTAGTGGGGGAGGGGTGGTTCGATCCGAACCACACACCCGAAGACCTTCGTGACAACGGACGAGTGATCGGCGAACTCGGCGACTTCATCGAGCCGAAGTCGACCAACGACGAATTAGCACTCATTCCGCCGTTGTTCGCTGGGCACGTCCACACCTGA
- a CDS encoding acetyl-CoA carboxylase biotin carboxylase subunit: MRRVLIANRGEIAVRIVRACFDEGIESVLAVSDCDRDSLAAQLADRIVVIGPSSASDSYLSVDRIVAAALFADCDAIHPGYGFLSERTDLVEACAENGVTFIGPPAEVMRRSGDKLTARRTADELGIPTGSGTAGLLTVEDALAAADELNDYPLLLKASAGGGGRGMTVIRSREDVQQHFSRSSNEAERAFGDGTIYLERYVEFARHVEVQIMADTHGNVCHLGERDCSTQRRYQKLVEEAPAVGLPQDLLERVRNAAVDLAKGLGYVGAGTVEFLVDTERDDFVFLEVNARVQVEHPVTEMVTGIDIVREQLRVAQGLPLSFTQDSVTLGGHAIECRINAEDARNNFLPRPGRIDHWVAPQGAGIRVDTYAFPGAAIPPYYDSMIAKLIVHADTRQDAIDLMARALKKLRIEGVPTTVSLHSALMADKAFQHSPVTTKWLENEFLPTWEEQIS, encoded by the coding sequence ATGCGTCGAGTACTGATCGCCAACCGCGGCGAAATCGCGGTACGTATCGTTCGAGCATGCTTCGACGAGGGAATCGAGAGTGTTCTCGCCGTCTCCGACTGCGACCGCGACTCCCTGGCAGCGCAACTTGCAGACCGGATCGTGGTCATCGGCCCGAGTTCGGCATCCGACAGCTACCTCTCCGTCGACCGCATCGTCGCAGCCGCTTTGTTCGCAGACTGCGACGCCATCCACCCCGGTTACGGATTCCTCTCGGAAAGAACCGATCTCGTCGAAGCCTGCGCCGAGAACGGTGTGACCTTCATCGGTCCGCCGGCAGAGGTCATGCGCCGATCGGGCGACAAACTCACCGCACGTCGCACCGCCGACGAGCTGGGCATCCCGACAGGATCGGGCACAGCCGGTCTGCTGACGGTGGAGGACGCACTTGCCGCAGCCGACGAACTGAACGACTACCCGTTGCTGCTCAAAGCATCCGCCGGAGGCGGTGGCCGCGGGATGACGGTGATTCGCAGCCGGGAAGACGTGCAGCAGCACTTCTCGCGGTCGAGCAACGAAGCCGAGCGAGCGTTCGGTGACGGCACCATCTACCTGGAGCGGTACGTAGAGTTCGCCCGCCACGTCGAGGTTCAGATCATGGCCGATACCCACGGCAACGTCTGCCACCTCGGCGAGCGGGACTGTTCGACACAGCGCCGATACCAGAAACTCGTCGAGGAGGCCCCCGCCGTCGGGCTCCCACAGGACCTGCTCGAGCGGGTACGGAACGCCGCCGTCGATCTCGCGAAGGGGCTCGGATACGTCGGAGCGGGGACCGTGGAGTTCCTCGTCGACACCGAACGCGACGACTTCGTCTTCCTCGAGGTCAACGCCCGCGTGCAGGTGGAGCATCCGGTTACCGAAATGGTGACTGGCATCGACATCGTTCGCGAGCAGCTGCGCGTCGCGCAAGGACTTCCGCTGTCGTTCACCCAGGACAGCGTCACCCTCGGCGGACACGCCATCGAATGCCGAATCAACGCCGAGGACGCACGGAACAATTTCCTCCCCCGACCCGGGCGCATCGACCACTGGGTCGCGCCGCAAGGCGCCGGAATCCGCGTTGACACCTATGCCTTCCCCGGTGCCGCGATCCCCCCGTACTACGACTCGATGATCGCGAAGCTGATCGTGCATGCGGACACCCGCCAAGACGCGATCGACTTGATGGCACGCGCCCTGAAGAAGCTCCGCATCGAGGGCGTTCCCACCACGGTATCTCTGCACTCGGCCCTCATGGCGGACAAGGCATTCCAGCACAGCCCTGTCACCACCAAGTGGCTCGAGAACGAATTCCTACCCACCTGGGAGGAGCAGATCTCATGA
- a CDS encoding acetyl-CoA carboxylase biotin carboxyl carrier protein: MSLTHQEIREIVLALQDSEWDQAAVTVGDVRIALGRNGVDLLPASAPTTGATAPPVPAPAAAPATPPAPVAAAPVVPAAPVAPPAAPTPNVSDVDGHVVTAPSVGVFWKTPQPGQPPFVEIGSEVEAGDTLCIIEVMKLMNNVTADVAGTIVAIHQDNATQVEFGTALFTIAPRDA, translated from the coding sequence ATGAGCCTGACTCATCAGGAGATCAGAGAGATCGTCCTCGCGCTGCAAGATTCCGAATGGGATCAGGCGGCCGTGACGGTCGGCGATGTACGCATCGCCCTCGGACGCAACGGCGTCGATCTGCTGCCCGCATCGGCGCCGACCACTGGGGCCACCGCACCGCCGGTCCCGGCACCGGCCGCCGCGCCGGCGACCCCTCCCGCGCCGGTCGCCGCGGCCCCCGTGGTACCCGCAGCACCTGTGGCGCCCCCCGCAGCACCAACACCGAACGTATCGGACGTAGACGGCCACGTCGTGACCGCACCCAGCGTCGGGGTCTTCTGGAAGACACCGCAGCCGGGGCAGCCACCGTTCGTCGAGATCGGGTCCGAGGTGGAGGCCGGCGACACCCTCTGCATCATCGAGGTCATGAAGCTGATGAACAACGTCACCGCCGACGTCGCAGGCACCATCGTCGCCATCCACCAGGACAACGCCACCCAGGTGGAGTTCGGCACCGCGCTGTTCACCATCGCGCCCCGGGACGCGTGA
- a CDS encoding cyclase family protein, translating to MADRKELPYDELPELGNLGVRHSWEVLPKEFGTLDRLDEGSVTRGVRSVSSGKTFGLSLPLTTFDPPLFGRPSVKHEVFEAGRNTYEDNIDSFNPQSASQWDGLGHVRAREHGYFGGITDDAEAHSALSVHRWAQHGIVGRGVLLDVAGHFERTGAEWDPFAGSILQVADLEAVAQAQDVTFERGDILCVRTGWVAEYRTRKGAGEDMTTAGDRFSGLSAAEPMARFLWDSGFAAVCTDNPAVESAPGNREDGSLHRRLIPALGFVLAELLDFDALAAHCAGSGRWDFLFTAAPLPLEGAVSSPANAVAIT from the coding sequence ATGGCTGATCGAAAAGAACTGCCCTACGACGAGCTCCCAGAGCTCGGGAATCTCGGAGTCCGGCATAGTTGGGAGGTGTTGCCGAAGGAATTCGGGACCCTCGACCGGCTAGACGAAGGGTCCGTCACACGCGGTGTGCGATCGGTGTCGAGTGGCAAGACATTCGGCCTGTCCCTGCCGCTGACCACGTTCGACCCGCCACTGTTCGGACGTCCGAGTGTCAAGCATGAGGTCTTCGAGGCCGGGAGGAACACCTACGAGGACAACATCGATTCGTTCAATCCGCAGTCGGCGTCGCAGTGGGACGGGTTGGGCCACGTACGTGCCCGTGAGCACGGCTACTTCGGTGGGATCACCGACGACGCCGAAGCGCACAGTGCGCTGAGCGTGCACCGCTGGGCGCAGCACGGGATTGTCGGCCGGGGTGTCCTGCTCGATGTAGCTGGGCACTTCGAGCGGACCGGCGCCGAGTGGGACCCTTTCGCCGGCTCGATCCTGCAGGTGGCCGACCTCGAAGCGGTTGCGCAGGCGCAGGATGTGACCTTCGAACGAGGAGACATCTTGTGCGTGCGCACGGGCTGGGTGGCGGAGTACCGCACTCGCAAGGGAGCGGGCGAAGACATGACCACTGCAGGCGACAGATTCTCCGGCCTGTCTGCGGCGGAACCGATGGCGCGTTTCCTGTGGGACTCCGGATTCGCGGCAGTGTGCACCGACAACCCCGCCGTCGAGAGCGCGCCCGGCAATCGTGAGGACGGGTCGCTCCACCGGCGGCTCATTCCGGCGCTCGGCTTCGTCCTGGCCGAACTGCTGGACTTCGACGCACTGGCGGCTCATTGTGCGGGTAGTGGCCGCTGGGACTTCTTGTTCACCGCTGCGCCGCTGCCCTTGGAGGGTGCGGTGAGTTCCCCAGCCAACGCGGTCGCGATCACATAA